From one Gemella morbillorum genomic stretch:
- a CDS encoding DUF438 domain-containing protein translates to MAEKRIEVLKDILLRLHNGESAENVQEEFDKHFTGVSAIEISLMEHELMNSDSGVTFEDVMKLCNVHANLFKGAIKDVEVTDSEHPGHPVQVFKQENLAFRAAIIRIRRILDNYKNVEDEEMQGAVLKGLNRQLNLLGTFDIHYKRKEELMFPLMERYGHTAPPKVMWGVDDEIRDLFKEVLNEVQKLPNADILEIKEKFEIFVKEFEEMIFKEESILLMILLETFSQDDWLTIAHDSAIYGYAIITPTEEWIPHREDFEQNADNVDAEETVQDELTKVIKTSEGEFTISFKPNKKEEIINRDSQQKFGEGYLSVEQANLILNHLPLEITFVNKDDIFQYYNKQIGEEEMIFPRVPSQIGRNVELCHPPKYFEKVKIIMQNLREGKKDKYEMWFKSESRGKFVHITYAAVRNEKGEFEGVLEYVQDIKPYRDIDTDFNREL, encoded by the coding sequence ATGGCTGAAAAAAGAATAGAAGTATTAAAAGATATATTGCTTAGGCTTCATAACGGTGAGAGTGCAGAAAACGTTCAAGAGGAATTTGACAAACACTTTACAGGTGTCTCTGCAATAGAGATTAGCCTAATGGAACATGAACTTATGAACTCTGATTCTGGAGTTACCTTTGAAGATGTTATGAAATTGTGTAATGTACATGCTAATTTATTTAAAGGTGCGATAAAAGATGTTGAAGTAACTGATAGTGAACATCCAGGGCATCCGGTTCAAGTGTTTAAACAAGAGAACCTAGCTTTTAGAGCTGCTATTATTCGTATACGTCGTATTTTAGATAATTATAAGAATGTTGAAGATGAGGAAATGCAAGGAGCGGTATTAAAAGGTTTAAATCGCCAACTAAACTTATTAGGAACTTTTGATATACATTATAAACGAAAAGAAGAATTGATGTTTCCTTTAATGGAACGCTATGGTCACACAGCTCCACCAAAAGTTATGTGGGGAGTTGATGATGAAATTCGTGATTTGTTTAAAGAGGTTCTTAATGAGGTTCAGAAGCTTCCAAACGCAGATATATTAGAAATTAAAGAGAAATTTGAAATATTTGTAAAAGAGTTTGAAGAAATGATTTTTAAAGAGGAATCTATTTTACTTATGATTCTTCTTGAAACATTTAGTCAAGATGATTGGCTAACTATAGCTCACGATAGTGCAATTTATGGTTATGCAATAATAACACCAACAGAAGAATGGATTCCGCATCGTGAAGATTTTGAACAAAATGCAGATAATGTAGATGCAGAAGAAACTGTTCAAGATGAACTTACAAAAGTTATAAAAACATCAGAAGGAGAGTTTACTATTTCCTTTAAACCAAATAAAAAAGAGGAAATAATAAATAGAGATAGTCAACAGAAATTTGGAGAAGGTTATTTATCTGTTGAACAAGCAAATTTAATTTTGAATCATTTGCCATTAGAGATTACTTTCGTAAATAAAGATGATATTTTTCAATACTATAATAAACAAATAGGTGAAGAAGAAATGATATTTCCTCGTGTGCCAAGCCAAATTGGACGTAATGTAGAACTTTGTCATCCTCCGAAGTATTTTGAGAAAGTAAAAATAATAATGCAAAATCTTCGAGAAGGAAAAAAAGATAAGTATGAGATGTGGTTTAAATCAGAATCACGAGGGAAATTTGTTCATATAACTTATGCAGCAGTTCGTAATGAAAAAGGTGAATTTGAAGGTGTATTAGAATATGTTCAAGATATAAAACCATATCGAGATATAGATACAGATTTTAATAGAGAATTATAA
- a CDS encoding DUF1858 domain-containing protein: protein MDNIIDVSIPVAQVVDKHPEVLDILVDLGFKPLANPIMRNTVGRKTSLRMGSKLAGIKLETIISTLEMNGYEVVGLD from the coding sequence ATGGATAATATAATTGATGTAAGTATACCTGTTGCACAGGTAGTAGATAAACACCCAGAGGTATTAGATATCTTGGTTGATTTAGGGTTTAAACCATTAGCAAATCCAATTATGAGGAATACAGTTGGCAGAAAAACTTCATTAAGGATGGGTTCTAAATTAGCAGGAATCAAATTAGAAACTATCATTTCAACATTAGAAATGAATGGTTATGAGGTAGTGGGGTTAGACTAA
- the pyrE gene encoding orotate phosphoribosyltransferase, giving the protein MTLERTIAKHLLDIEAVALRPNDYFTWTSGIKSPIYCDNRITMSYPKIRREIAAGMSKVIKEKFPEVEVVAGTATAGIPHAAWVSEVLDLPMIYVRDSAKKHGKTNQIEGKLLEGQKVVIIEDLISTGLSSLKVAKALEEAGAEVLGVVAIFSYELKKAQDAFVTDNVEYHTLTNYNFLIEEAVASNYIKQEDVEKLLEWRNNL; this is encoded by the coding sequence ATGACTTTAGAAAGAACAATAGCTAAACACTTGTTAGATATAGAAGCGGTGGCATTAAGACCAAATGATTATTTTACTTGGACATCAGGAATTAAATCACCAATTTACTGTGATAATAGAATTACAATGTCATATCCAAAAATTCGTCGTGAAATTGCTGCCGGAATGAGCAAAGTTATTAAAGAAAAATTCCCAGAAGTAGAGGTAGTAGCTGGAACTGCAACAGCTGGTATTCCTCATGCAGCATGGGTAAGTGAAGTACTTGATCTTCCAATGATTTATGTGAGAGATTCTGCTAAAAAACATGGTAAAACAAATCAAATAGAAGGTAAATTATTAGAAGGACAAAAAGTTGTTATTATAGAGGACTTGATATCAACAGGGCTTTCTTCATTAAAAGTTGCAAAAGCATTAGAAGAAGCTGGAGCCGAGGTTCTAGGGGTGGTTGCAATTTTCAGTTATGAACTTAAAAAAGCACAAGATGCCTTTGTAACAGATAATGTAGAATATCATACATTAACAAACTACAATTTCTTAATAGAAGAAGCGGTAGCTAGTAATTATATCAAACAAGAAGATGTGGAAAAACTTCTTGAGTGGAGAAATAATTTATAG
- the pyrF gene encoding orotidine-5'-phosphate decarboxylase, with translation MNKDVIIALDFPTLEDTINFLEKFGDEKLFVKVGMELYLQNGPVVLEKIKSLGHKVFLDLKLHDIPNTVYGATKGLAQFKVDILTVHGAGGYEMLAAAKRGMIEGGSAETNVIAITQLTSTSEKQVKEEQLVGVSLEESVINYAKLAKKAGLDGVVSSVWEAKVIKENCGEEFLKVTPGIRLETDEVGDQKRVATPERAACEGSTHIVVGRSITKAKNPLEVYNLIKEQFTKKY, from the coding sequence ATGAACAAAGATGTAATAATAGCATTAGACTTTCCTACACTGGAAGATACTATAAATTTCTTAGAAAAATTTGGAGATGAAAAACTTTTTGTAAAAGTCGGAATGGAACTGTATCTTCAAAATGGTCCAGTAGTATTGGAAAAAATAAAATCTTTAGGACATAAAGTCTTTTTAGATTTAAAATTGCATGATATTCCAAATACAGTTTATGGAGCAACAAAAGGATTAGCACAATTCAAAGTTGATATACTTACTGTTCATGGAGCAGGGGGATATGAGATGCTTGCTGCAGCAAAACGCGGAATGATTGAAGGTGGAAGCGCGGAAACTAATGTTATAGCAATAACACAATTAACATCTACTTCTGAAAAACAAGTAAAAGAAGAGCAGTTAGTAGGTGTAAGTTTAGAAGAGAGTGTAATAAATTATGCAAAACTTGCTAAAAAAGCTGGTCTAGATGGGGTAGTATCTTCTGTATGGGAAGCGAAAGTAATTAAAGAAAATTGTGGAGAAGAATTTTTAAAAGTAACACCAGGTATAAGGCTTGAGACTGATGAAGTGGGTGACCAAAAGCGTGTAGCAACACCGGAACGTGCTGCTTGTGAGGGAAGTACTCACATTGTAGTGGGTCGTTCAATAACAAAAGCTAAAAATCCACTTGAAGTTTACAACTTAATAAAAGAACAATTTACGAAGAAATATTAA
- a CDS encoding dihydroorotate dehydrogenase, producing the protein MSERLRVKLPGLDLKNPVMPASGCFAFGLEYANFYDLSKLGAIMIKAATKEPRFGNPTPRVAETSSGMLNAIGLQNPGVHEIMETKLKELEKYDVPIIANVAGSEIDDYVYVAEHISKSPNVYALELNISCPNVKHGGIQFGTDPEIAKNLTQKVKAVSSVPVYVKLSPNVTDIVAMAKAVEEGGADGITMINTLVGVRLDRKTGKPIIANVTGGLSGPAVKPVAIRMVYQVSQAVNIPIIGMGGIMDEWDVIDFISAGASAVAVGTANFTDPYACPKIIDKLESALDELGVNHILELRGRAYK; encoded by the coding sequence ATGAGCGAGAGATTAAGGGTAAAATTACCAGGTTTAGATCTTAAAAATCCAGTAATGCCAGCATCAGGATGTTTTGCTTTCGGATTAGAGTATGCGAATTTTTATGATTTATCCAAATTAGGAGCAATTATGATAAAAGCAGCAACAAAAGAACCACGTTTTGGTAATCCAACACCACGCGTTGCAGAAACATCAAGTGGAATGTTGAATGCAATTGGATTACAAAATCCAGGCGTTCATGAAATAATGGAAACTAAATTAAAAGAATTAGAAAAATACGATGTTCCTATAATAGCTAATGTTGCAGGTAGTGAAATAGATGACTATGTTTATGTTGCTGAACATATTAGTAAGTCGCCAAATGTTTATGCCTTAGAATTAAATATTTCATGTCCTAACGTTAAACATGGTGGTATTCAATTTGGAACTGATCCAGAAATAGCAAAAAATCTTACACAAAAAGTGAAAGCAGTTTCGAGTGTGCCAGTCTACGTTAAGCTTTCTCCAAATGTTACAGATATAGTAGCGATGGCGAAAGCTGTAGAAGAAGGTGGCGCAGATGGAATTACGATGATTAATACTTTAGTTGGAGTTAGGTTAGATAGAAAAACAGGAAAACCTATAATAGCCAATGTAACGGGAGGGTTATCTGGTCCAGCGGTTAAACCCGTAGCAATAAGGATGGTTTACCAAGTAAGTCAAGCTGTCAATATTCCAATTATAGGAATGGGTGGTATTATGGATGAATGGGATGTAATTGATTTTATCTCGGCAGGAGCCAGTGCTGTAGCAGTTGGCACAGCAAACTTTACAGACCCATATGCTTGTCCAAAAATTATCGATAAACTCGAATCAGCACTTGATGAGCTTGGGGTAAATCATATATTAGAGTTACGTGGACGTGCTTATAAATAA
- a CDS encoding dihydroorotate dehydrogenase electron transfer subunit: MDTYLTTVVSNEKIADKIFRIELHGDIVCEMNTPGQFVNIKVNNGYEFLLRRPISICEINKDKNTFVMIYRADGAGTIKISELEPGDLVDVLGPLGKGYNISSLEKGQTALLVGGGIGVPPLYELAKQFRNAGINTIHILGFNNKKDVFYEEKFAELGTTYVATADGSYGEAGFVTNVIEYKKIKYDKYYSCGPLAMLKALTEMDKEKIGYISLEERMACGVGACYACVCEKQDGSISRVCYDGPVYDSKEIAL, translated from the coding sequence ATGGATACTTATTTAACAACAGTAGTAAGTAACGAAAAAATTGCCGATAAGATATTTAGAATAGAATTACATGGTGATATAGTTTGTGAAATGAATACTCCAGGACAATTCGTTAATATAAAGGTAAATAATGGTTATGAGTTTTTACTAAGAAGACCTATTTCAATTTGTGAAATTAATAAGGATAAGAATACCTTTGTGATGATTTATCGCGCGGATGGTGCAGGGACAATAAAGATTTCTGAGTTGGAGCCTGGAGATTTAGTAGATGTACTGGGACCCTTAGGGAAAGGATACAATATAAGTTCATTAGAAAAAGGTCAAACAGCACTTTTAGTAGGCGGAGGAATTGGCGTGCCTCCCTTATATGAACTTGCAAAGCAGTTCAGAAATGCAGGGATAAATACTATTCATATACTAGGTTTTAATAATAAAAAAGATGTTTTTTATGAAGAAAAATTCGCAGAATTAGGAACAACTTATGTAGCAACTGCTGATGGAAGTTATGGTGAAGCAGGCTTTGTTACTAATGTTATTGAATATAAGAAAATTAAGTATGATAAATACTATAGTTGTGGGCCACTGGCAATGTTAAAAGCACTAACTGAAATGGATAAAGAAAAAATTGGTTATATTTCATTAGAAGAGAGAATGGCCTGTGGTGTTGGTGCGTGCTATGCCTGTGTTTGTGAAAAACAAGATGGAAGTATCTCAAGAGTTTGTTATGATGGGCCAGTCTATGACTCGAAAGAAATAGCATTATAG
- a CDS encoding Imm51 family immunity protein — MDYVKIMKYGNIINLTFNIEQDKPFDIGEKMNEICADAYMNGYNWEAFFNYYLGKNYPEILEGIDFDPEAGMFTVYYDYTPENEIKAEKFKVIIIDLIENEEKLYKVIKEEAANIEWD, encoded by the coding sequence ATGGATTATGTAAAAATCATGAAATATGGGAATATAATTAATCTTACATTTAATATTGAGCAGGATAAACCATTTGATATTGGCGAAAAAATGAATGAGATTTGTGCAGATGCTTATATGAATGGATATAATTGGGAGGCATTTTTCAATTATTACCTTGGAAAAAACTATCCAGAAATATTAGAGGGGATAGATTTTGATCCAGAAGCAGGAATGTTTACAGTGTACTATGATTATACGCCAGAAAACGAAATTAAAGCAGAAAAGTTCAAAGTAATTATAATTGACTTAATTGAAAATGAGGAAAAATTATATAAAGTTATAAAAGAAGAAGCTGCTAATATAGAATGGGATTAA